In one Streptomyces sp. T12 genomic region, the following are encoded:
- a CDS encoding acyl-CoA dehydrogenase family protein, with amino-acid sequence MSASSKLPPFDPADPLGIDDLLEPEDLAIRSTVREWAADRVVPYVAEWYEKGELPGIREIARELGEIGALGMSLNGYGCAGASAVQYGLACLELEAADSGIRSLVSVQGSLAMYAIHRFGSESQKQEWLPRMASGEVIGCFGLTEPDHGSDPASMRTYAKRDGSDWVLNGRKMWITNGSVAGVAVVWAQTEEGIRGFVVPADSAGFSAPEIKHKLSLRASVTSELVLDDVRLPADAVLPEVVGLKGPLSCLSHARYGIVWGAMGAARSCFESAVEYAKTREQFGRPIGGFQLTQAKLADMALELHKGILLAHHLGRRMDAGRLRPEQVSFGKLNNVREAIDICRTARTILGANGISLEYPVMRHATNLESVLTYEGTVEMHQLVLGKALTGLDAFR; translated from the coding sequence ATGTCCGCGTCCTCGAAGTTGCCCCCGTTCGACCCCGCCGACCCCCTCGGCATCGACGACCTCCTGGAGCCCGAGGACCTGGCGATTCGGAGCACCGTGCGGGAGTGGGCCGCGGACCGGGTCGTGCCGTACGTCGCCGAGTGGTACGAGAAGGGCGAGCTGCCGGGGATTCGCGAGATCGCCCGGGAACTCGGTGAGATCGGCGCCCTCGGGATGTCGCTCAACGGGTACGGGTGTGCCGGTGCGTCCGCCGTGCAGTACGGGCTCGCCTGTCTGGAGCTGGAGGCCGCCGACTCCGGGATCCGGTCCCTGGTCTCCGTGCAGGGGTCCCTCGCCATGTACGCCATTCACCGGTTCGGGAGCGAGTCGCAGAAGCAGGAGTGGCTGCCCCGCATGGCCTCCGGCGAGGTCATCGGGTGCTTCGGGCTGACCGAGCCGGACCACGGGTCCGACCCCGCCTCGATGAGGACCTACGCCAAGCGGGACGGGTCCGACTGGGTGCTCAATGGGCGCAAGATGTGGATCACCAACGGGTCCGTCGCCGGGGTGGCCGTCGTGTGGGCGCAGACGGAGGAGGGGATCCGCGGGTTCGTCGTGCCGGCCGACAGCGCCGGGTTCTCCGCTCCCGAGATCAAGCACAAGCTGTCGCTGCGCGCCTCCGTCACCAGTGAGCTGGTCCTCGACGACGTACGACTGCCCGCCGATGCCGTGCTGCCCGAGGTGGTCGGGCTCAAGGGGCCGCTCAGCTGTCTCTCGCACGCCCGCTACGGGATCGTGTGGGGGGCCATGGGCGCGGCGCGTTCCTGTTTCGAGTCCGCCGTCGAATACGCCAAGACGCGGGAGCAGTTCGGTCGGCCGATCGGTGGCTTCCAGCTCACCCAGGCCAAACTCGCCGACATGGCGCTCGAACTGCACAAGGGGATTCTGCTCGCCCATCACCTGGGGCGGCGCATGGACGCCGGCCGCCTGCGTCCCGAGCAGGTCAGCTTCGGCAAGCTCAACAACGTCCGCGAGGCCATCGACATCTGCCGTACGGCGCGGACCATCCTCGGTGCCAACGGGATCTCGCTCGAATACCCCGTGATGCGGCACGCGACCAACCTCGAATCGGTGCTCACCTACGAGGGCACCGTCGAGATGCACCAGCTCGTGCTGGGCAAGGCGCTCACCGGACTCGACGCCTTCCGCTGA
- a CDS encoding S1 family peptidase → MKHRRIPKRRAAVAGAGIAALVAAGVTLQTANASETPETSAPKTLSIGAAGKLASTLAKDLGADAAGTYYDAQTKNLVVNVLDEAAADAVEAAGAKARVVENSLAELKSARTTLKQDATIPGTAWVTDPATNKVVVTADRTVSDAEWTKLGKVVDGLGATAELKRTKGEFKPFIAGGDAISGGGGRCSLGFNVVKGGEPFFLTAGHCTESISTWSDSSGKEIGTNETSSFPDNDYGLVKYTAEVDHPSEVNLYNGSSQAISGAAEATVGMAVTRSGSTTQVHEGKVTGLDATVNYGNGDIVNGLIQTDVCAEPGDSGGSLFSGDKAIGLTSGGSGDCTAGGETFFQPVTEALSATGTEIG, encoded by the coding sequence TTGAAGCACCGACGCATACCCAAGCGGCGTGCAGCCGTGGCAGGTGCGGGCATCGCCGCACTGGTTGCCGCGGGAGTGACCTTGCAGACTGCGAACGCCAGCGAGACACCTGAGACGTCTGCGCCGAAGACCCTGTCGATCGGCGCGGCCGGAAAGCTCGCCTCGACGCTGGCGAAGGACCTCGGCGCCGACGCCGCGGGTACCTACTACGACGCGCAGACCAAGAACCTTGTCGTGAACGTCCTCGACGAGGCCGCCGCCGACGCCGTCGAGGCGGCCGGCGCCAAGGCCCGGGTCGTCGAGAACTCCCTCGCCGAGCTGAAGAGCGCCCGTACGACGCTCAAGCAGGACGCGACCATTCCCGGCACCGCCTGGGTGACGGACCCGGCGACGAACAAGGTCGTCGTCACCGCCGACCGTACGGTGTCCGACGCCGAGTGGACCAAGCTCGGCAAGGTCGTCGACGGGCTGGGTGCCACGGCGGAACTCAAGCGGACGAAGGGTGAGTTCAAGCCCTTCATCGCGGGCGGTGACGCGATCTCCGGTGGCGGTGGGCGTTGCTCGCTCGGCTTCAACGTCGTCAAGGGCGGTGAGCCCTTCTTCCTGACCGCCGGGCACTGCACCGAGTCCATCTCCACCTGGTCGGACTCCAGCGGCAAGGAGATCGGCACCAACGAGACGTCCAGCTTCCCGGACAACGACTACGGGCTGGTCAAGTACACCGCCGAGGTCGACCACCCGAGCGAGGTCAACCTCTACAACGGTTCCTCGCAGGCCATCAGCGGTGCCGCCGAGGCCACCGTCGGCATGGCGGTCACCCGCAGCGGTTCGACCACCCAGGTGCACGAGGGCAAGGTCACCGGCCTGGACGCCACCGTGAACTACGGCAACGGTGACATCGTCAACGGGCTGATCCAGACCGACGTCTGCGCCGAGCCCGGTGACAGTGGTGGCTCGCTGTTCTCCGGCGACAAGGCGATCGGGCTCACCTCCGGGGGCAGCGGTGACTGCACCGCCGGTGGGGAGACGTTCTTCCAGCCGGTGACGGAGGCGCTGTCGGCCACGGGTACTGAGATCGGCTGA
- a CDS encoding I78 family peptidase inhibitor produces the protein MAPIPKPPAEPQDSPDAYVGLDADRAERLARDRGWSTVRSLPPGAIITMEYRSGRLNFEVKDGQVARAWKG, from the coding sequence ATGGCACCCATTCCGAAACCCCCTGCCGAACCCCAGGACAGCCCGGACGCATATGTCGGTCTCGACGCCGACCGGGCCGAGCGACTGGCCCGTGACCGAGGCTGGTCGACGGTGCGTTCGCTGCCGCCGGGGGCGATCATCACCATGGAGTACAGGAGCGGTCGCCTGAACTTCGAGGTCAAGGACGGCCAGGTGGCGCGGGCCTGGAAGGGCTGA
- a CDS encoding MFS transporter has protein sequence MSGTTTAAAALRRRAAGAGANRWVVLVVLCTSLLLVAVDATVLHVAVPAVTEDLRPGGIELLWIVDIYPLVCASLLILFGTLGDRVGRRRVLLLGYGLFGLASGLAALAHDPQVLILARALLGVGGAMIMPATLSILRQVFPDRRERALAIGIWSAVAAVGAAVGPLLGGFLLEHFWWGSVFLVNIPLMLVSLPVGRLLLPESKGDGKGPWDVVGALMAAAGLFGVVLGVKRLGGGEAVASVFTLAPLVIGAVLLVLFVRRQRRREYPLVDLRMFARPAFSTSVGCIVLAMLALVGLELIAAQYLQLVLGLSPLETGLRLLPLTFAAMASGLAGARMLRRFGPRRMVCFGFCLTAVAVLLLTAMGGEDNPALLLFGFVLLGFGLETTLFGAYESMLSEAPPEQAGGAAAIGETSYQLGAGIGIALLGSVMNAAYAPGLANVPGVPAPASAAASHSLGEAYDVAAQLGGPAGVALQRAARDCFVHGLHVTLLVSAALLLLGAVMALRLPRAMQCEAPAVELPKPREVAESRVSV, from the coding sequence ATGTCCGGGACGACCACGGCCGCCGCTGCGCTGCGCCGTCGGGCGGCCGGGGCCGGTGCCAACCGCTGGGTCGTCCTCGTCGTCCTCTGCACCAGCCTGCTGCTCGTCGCGGTCGACGCGACCGTGCTGCACGTGGCGGTGCCCGCCGTCACCGAGGACCTCAGGCCCGGCGGGATAGAACTGCTCTGGATCGTCGACATCTATCCGCTGGTCTGCGCCTCGCTGCTGATCCTCTTCGGCACGCTCGGTGACCGTGTGGGCCGCAGGCGGGTCCTGCTTCTCGGATACGGCCTCTTCGGCCTCGCCTCCGGCCTCGCGGCCCTCGCGCACGACCCACAGGTGCTGATCCTGGCCCGCGCCCTGCTCGGCGTCGGTGGCGCGATGATCATGCCCGCGACCCTGTCGATCCTGCGCCAGGTCTTCCCCGACCGGCGCGAGCGGGCCCTCGCGATCGGCATCTGGAGCGCCGTGGCCGCGGTGGGCGCGGCGGTCGGGCCACTGCTCGGCGGCTTCCTCCTCGAACACTTCTGGTGGGGCTCGGTCTTCCTCGTCAACATCCCGCTGATGCTGGTCAGCCTCCCGGTGGGACGGCTGCTGCTGCCCGAGTCGAAGGGCGACGGCAAGGGTCCCTGGGACGTGGTCGGCGCGCTGATGGCGGCGGCCGGGCTGTTCGGCGTCGTCCTGGGCGTGAAGCGGCTCGGCGGCGGGGAGGCGGTGGCCAGCGTGTTCACCCTGGCACCGCTGGTGATCGGTGCGGTGCTGCTGGTTCTTTTCGTACGACGGCAGCGACGCCGGGAGTATCCGCTGGTGGACCTGCGGATGTTCGCCCGGCCGGCCTTCAGTACGTCCGTCGGGTGCATCGTGCTGGCGATGCTCGCGCTCGTCGGACTCGAACTCATCGCGGCGCAGTATCTGCAGCTGGTGCTGGGGCTGTCGCCGCTGGAGACGGGGCTACGGCTGCTGCCGCTGACGTTCGCCGCGATGGCGTCCGGCCTCGCGGGGGCGCGGATGCTGCGGCGGTTCGGGCCGCGGCGGATGGTGTGCTTCGGTTTCTGTCTGACGGCCGTCGCGGTGCTGCTGCTGACGGCCATGGGCGGCGAGGACAATCCCGCGCTGCTGCTCTTCGGGTTCGTGTTGCTGGGCTTCGGGCTGGAGACGACGCTCTTCGGGGCGTACGAGTCGATGCTGAGCGAGGCTCCGCCCGAGCAGGCCGGTGGGGCGGCGGCGATCGGCGAGACGTCGTACCAGCTGGGCGCGGGGATCGGCATCGCGCTGCTGGGCAGCGTGATGAACGCGGCGTATGCCCCCGGGCTGGCGAACGTTCCGGGTGTTCCGGCGCCGGCCTCCGCGGCGGCTTCGCACTCGCTGGGCGAGGCCTACGACGTTGCCGCGCAGCTGGGCGGGCCTGCGGGGGTTGCTCTGCAGCGGGCGGCTCGGGACTGCTTCGTGCACGGGCTGCATGTGACGTTGCTGGTGAGTGCGGCTCTGCTGCTGCTGGGCGCGGTGATGGCGTTGCGGCTGCCGCGGGCCATGCAGTGCGAGGCGCCTGCCGTGGAGTTGCCCAAGCCGAGGGAAGTCGCGGAGTCCCGCGTCTCCGTTTGA
- a CDS encoding DUF3533 domain-containing protein, with amino-acid sequence MTQTTGADTPHRSFMAEVKDAVTPRATLLVTGVVALALLFIASYVGALHDPKPKDVPFGVVAPEVAARQTVDRLENLPGDPLAPRTAADAATARKQILNRDIDGALLVDPTGTTDTLLVATGGGRVLATTLETLIATLEKSEARTLRTIDVAPADPHDANGLTSFYVTVGWCVGGYLCASIMTISSGAGRPTPKRSAIRLIAMALVALVGGLGGALIVGPILGALPGSIAALWGVGALIIFAVGAATLAFQAIFGLAGIGLVILIVVILGNPSAGGALPPPLLPPFWRDIGPALPPGAGTWATRSIAYFKGNDTTDSLLVLSAWAAAGIVVTLLAASLRTGRTKTP; translated from the coding sequence ATGACGCAGACCACGGGCGCCGACACTCCGCACCGCTCCTTCATGGCCGAGGTGAAGGACGCCGTCACTCCACGGGCCACGCTGCTCGTGACCGGCGTGGTCGCCCTCGCTCTGCTCTTCATCGCCTCCTACGTGGGCGCACTCCACGACCCGAAGCCCAAGGACGTGCCCTTCGGGGTCGTGGCACCCGAGGTAGCCGCCCGACAAACAGTGGACCGACTGGAAAACCTGCCCGGCGACCCCTTGGCCCCCCGCACAGCGGCCGATGCGGCAACAGCCCGCAAGCAAATCCTGAACCGCGACATCGACGGCGCCCTGCTGGTCGACCCGACCGGCACCACCGACACCCTCCTGGTAGCCACCGGAGGCGGCAGAGTCCTGGCCACCACCCTGGAGACCCTGATCGCCACGCTGGAGAAATCCGAGGCACGCACCCTCCGCACCATCGACGTGGCCCCCGCCGACCCGCACGACGCCAACGGGCTCACGTCCTTCTACGTGACCGTGGGCTGGTGCGTGGGCGGCTACCTCTGCGCCTCGATCATGACGATCAGCTCGGGCGCCGGCCGCCCCACCCCCAAACGCTCGGCGATCCGCCTCATCGCCATGGCCCTCGTCGCCCTCGTCGGCGGACTCGGCGGCGCCCTGATCGTCGGCCCGATCCTGGGCGCGCTCCCCGGCAGCATCGCCGCCCTCTGGGGCGTCGGCGCCCTGATCATCTTCGCGGTGGGCGCGGCCACGCTCGCCTTCCAGGCCATCTTCGGCCTGGCCGGCATCGGCCTGGTCATCCTGATCGTCGTCATCCTGGGCAACCCGAGCGCCGGCGGCGCCCTCCCACCCCCACTGCTCCCCCCGTTCTGGAGAGACATCGGCCCGGCACTGCCACCGGGCGCGGGTACATGGGCAACCCGCTCGATCGCCTACTTCAAGGGCAACGACACGACCGACTCACTCCTGGTCCTCTCGGCATGGGCGGCGGCAGGAATCGTAGTCACACTCCTGGCGGCGTCACTGCGAACAGGCCGGACCAAGACGCCGTAG
- a CDS encoding cell division protein SepF gives MGSVRKASAWLGLVDDNDDERYYDDDYSEGTEPGEAWVTDPRVKVATDVAEEKGRRIGTVTPDSFRDARAIGELFRDGVPVIMNLTAMEPGDAKRVVDFAAGLIFGLRGSIDRVSNRVFLLTPADTEIINGEASAHRTDGFYNQS, from the coding sequence ATGGGATCGGTGCGCAAGGCGAGTGCCTGGCTGGGCCTCGTTGACGACAACGATGACGAGCGTTACTACGACGACGACTACTCCGAAGGGACCGAGCCCGGGGAAGCCTGGGTCACCGACCCGCGGGTCAAGGTGGCCACGGACGTCGCCGAGGAGAAGGGCCGCCGCATCGGCACGGTCACTCCGGACAGCTTCCGGGACGCCCGCGCCATCGGCGAGCTGTTCCGGGACGGGGTTCCGGTCATCATGAACCTCACGGCCATGGAGCCGGGCGACGCCAAGCGCGTCGTCGACTTCGCGGCGGGGCTCATCTTCGGTCTGCGCGGCTCGATCGACCGCGTGTCCAACCGCGTGTTCCTGCTGACCCCGGCCGACACGGAGATCATCAACGGCGAGGCGTCGGCACACCGCACGGACGGCTTCTACAACCAGAGCTGA
- a CDS encoding S1 family peptidase, whose translation MRIKRTTPRSGITRRTRLIAVSSGLVAAAAIAIPNATAADSPTTFSTAELKSASGSVLKADIPGTAWAVDSKTNRVTVTVDSTVSQAEIAKIKQQAGTNADALTIKRTPGKFSKFIQGGDAIYASSWRCSLGFNVQDSSGNQYFLTAGHCTDGAGTWYSNSGRTTVIGSTAGSSFPGNDYGIVRYSGSVSRPGTANGVDITRAATPSVGTTVIRDGSTTGTHSGRVTALNATVNYGGGDVVSGLIQTTVCAEPGDSGGSLYGSNGTAYGLTSGGSGDCTSGGTTFFQPVTEALSAYGVSVY comes from the coding sequence GTGAGGATCAAGCGCACCACCCCCCGCAGTGGCATTACGAGACGGACCCGGCTGATCGCCGTTTCCTCCGGCCTCGTGGCCGCAGCCGCGATCGCGATCCCCAACGCGACCGCCGCCGACTCTCCCACCACCTTCAGCACCGCCGAGCTCAAGAGCGCCAGCGGCTCGGTGCTGAAGGCCGACATCCCGGGCACCGCCTGGGCGGTCGACAGCAAGACCAACCGCGTCACGGTGACCGTCGACAGCACGGTCTCCCAGGCGGAGATAGCGAAGATCAAGCAGCAGGCCGGGACCAACGCCGACGCGCTCACGATCAAGCGCACGCCCGGCAAGTTCAGCAAGTTCATCCAGGGCGGCGACGCCATCTATGCGAGTAGCTGGCGCTGCTCGCTCGGCTTCAACGTCCAGGACAGCAGCGGCAACCAGTACTTCCTGACCGCCGGGCACTGCACCGACGGCGCCGGGACCTGGTACTCCAACTCCGGCCGCACCACGGTCATCGGCTCGACCGCCGGCTCCAGCTTCCCGGGCAACGACTACGGCATCGTGCGCTACTCCGGTTCCGTCAGCCGGCCCGGCACCGCGAACGGCGTGGACATCACCCGCGCGGCCACGCCGAGCGTGGGCACCACCGTCATCCGGGACGGCTCCACCACCGGTACGCACAGCGGCCGGGTCACCGCCCTGAACGCCACCGTCAACTACGGCGGCGGCGACGTCGTCTCCGGCCTGATCCAGACCACCGTCTGCGCCGAGCCCGGTGACTCCGGCGGTTCGCTCTACGGCAGCAACGGCACCGCGTACGGTCTGACCTCCGGCGGCAGCGGCGACTGCACCTCCGGCGGCACGACCTTCTTCCAGCCGGTTACCGAGGCCCTGAGCGCCTATGGCGTCAGCGTCTACTGA
- a CDS encoding phosphatase PAP2 family protein, which yields MRTERKLTRLDRVFARLDREPERPAHIDVPRMTPHRIVLFAATLAFYGAIVWAVVITSWLVRFDWQVMFFRPYQQWAEIHAFVDYYVVLGQRGPTAVMVAAWLGWRSWRQHTLRPLLALGVSLLLLNITVGAAKLGMGRLGPHYATTIGSNEMGLGGDIFPSGHTANAVVTWGILAYLASTPRARRWLSALSAVTSLGVGLSTVYLGTHWLSDVLLGWAAGLLIMLALPWFEPLIARSETWIFDLRDRWRERRAGAVPAPVLEPARAGGTPSTTPVGAPVLLKPRATPADDEVAAREAASVPRSPRAPVYLAPGPHTTRGERTPVTPVGSRRPPHTDRIARGAAPAARPLTGG from the coding sequence GTGCGTACCGAACGAAAGCTGACCCGTCTGGACCGGGTCTTCGCCAGGCTGGACCGGGAACCAGAACGTCCGGCCCACATCGATGTGCCGCGGATGACCCCGCACAGGATCGTGCTGTTCGCCGCGACCCTGGCCTTCTACGGGGCCATCGTGTGGGCCGTCGTCATCACCTCGTGGCTGGTCCGGTTCGACTGGCAGGTCATGTTCTTCCGGCCGTACCAGCAGTGGGCGGAGATCCACGCGTTCGTCGACTACTACGTGGTGCTCGGCCAGCGCGGCCCCACCGCCGTGATGGTCGCGGCCTGGCTGGGCTGGCGTTCCTGGCGGCAGCACACGCTGCGGCCGCTGCTCGCGCTCGGCGTCTCACTGCTCCTGCTGAACATCACCGTCGGTGCCGCCAAGCTCGGCATGGGCCGCCTCGGACCGCACTACGCGACCACCATCGGATCCAACGAGATGGGCCTGGGCGGCGATATATTCCCCAGCGGCCACACCGCCAACGCCGTGGTGACCTGGGGAATCCTGGCCTATCTGGCCTCGACCCCGAGAGCGCGCCGCTGGCTGTCGGCCCTGTCGGCGGTGACCTCGCTGGGCGTCGGCCTGTCCACCGTCTACCTCGGTACGCACTGGCTGAGCGACGTTCTGCTCGGCTGGGCCGCCGGTCTGCTGATCATGCTCGCCCTGCCGTGGTTCGAGCCGCTGATCGCCCGCTCCGAGACCTGGATCTTCGACCTGCGCGACCGCTGGCGCGAGCGCCGGGCCGGCGCCGTTCCCGCCCCCGTGCTCGAACCGGCTCGGGCGGGGGGAACCCCATCGACCACCCCGGTCGGGGCCCCGGTGCTGCTCAAGCCGCGTGCCACGCCCGCCGACGACGAGGTCGCGGCACGCGAGGCGGCCTCCGTGCCCCGCTCACCCCGGGCGCCCGTCTATCTGGCGCCCGGCCCGCACACGACCCGCGGGGAGCGCACTCCGGTCACCCCGGTCGGCAGCCGCCGCCCGCCGCACACGGACCGCATCGCCCGCGGCGCGGCCCCGGCGGCCCGCCCCCTCACGGGCGGCTGA
- a CDS encoding slipin family protein → MVEELVAAGVTLASAGAVYVTAAARVVKQYERGVVFRLGKLRPQVRGPGFTMIVPGVDKLRKVNMQIVTMPVPAQEGITRDNVTVRVDAVVYFKVSSPAEAVVRVEDYRFAVSQMAQTSLRSIIGKSELDDLLSNREKLNQGLELMIDSPAVEWGVTIDRVDIKDVSLPETMKRSMARQAEADRERRARLINADAEFQASKKLAEAAHQMADTPAALQLRLLQTVMAVAAEKNSTLVLPIPVELLRFLEKGAQVAASGSGRPQAMQDEPPPLEPRLDADREGSNSRQE, encoded by the coding sequence ATGGTCGAGGAGCTGGTGGCGGCGGGAGTGACGCTCGCGTCCGCCGGTGCGGTGTACGTGACGGCGGCCGCGAGGGTCGTCAAGCAGTACGAACGGGGCGTGGTCTTCCGCCTCGGGAAGCTCCGGCCCCAGGTGCGCGGGCCCGGGTTCACCATGATCGTTCCGGGCGTCGACAAGCTGCGCAAGGTGAACATGCAGATCGTGACGATGCCCGTGCCCGCGCAGGAGGGCATCACTCGGGACAACGTCACCGTGCGGGTGGATGCCGTCGTCTACTTCAAGGTGTCCTCGCCGGCCGAGGCGGTCGTGCGGGTGGAGGACTATCGGTTCGCGGTCTCGCAGATGGCGCAGACGTCGCTTCGGTCCATCATCGGCAAGAGCGAGCTGGACGATCTGCTGTCCAACCGCGAAAAGCTCAACCAGGGACTGGAGTTGATGATCGACAGTCCCGCGGTCGAGTGGGGCGTGACGATCGATCGGGTGGACATCAAGGACGTGTCGCTGCCCGAGACCATGAAGCGGTCGATGGCCCGGCAGGCGGAGGCCGACCGGGAGCGGCGGGCGCGGCTGATCAACGCCGACGCGGAGTTCCAGGCGTCGAAGAAGCTGGCCGAGGCCGCACATCAGATGGCCGATACGCCTGCTGCTCTGCAACTTCGGCTGCTGCAGACGGTGATGGCGGTGGCGGCCGAGAAGAACTCCACGTTGGTGCTGCCGATTCCGGTGGAGTTGTTGCGGTTCCTGGAGAAAGGGGCGCAGGTCGCAGCCTCTGGTTCCGGGCGACCGCAGGCAATGCAGGATGAACCTCCGCCGCTTGAGCCGCGCTTGGATGCGGACCGCGAAGGGTCGAATTCAAGACAGGAGTAG
- a CDS encoding DUF5685 family protein: MFGIVRPCRHRLGEKLAGQWMAHLCGLCLSLRGDHGQFARIVTNYDGLLISVLTEAQAEQDSGLRRTAGPCALRGMRTASVAQGEGARLAAAVSLVLASAKVRDHVADGDGLLARKPVALAARRVAAGWGAAGARTGSAVGFDTAVLVDAVDRQVGIEALAGPGTPILAVTEPTETATAAAFAHTAILAGRPHNAAPLAEAGRLFGRLAHLLDAVEDQAADAASGAWNPLTATGTSLPEARRLADDAVQGVRLALREVEFTDAKLAHLLLVHELRRSVDRAFGTVPMCSSHQAGPYGQPPQQGQPPQGQGPYGEGAYGAPPNPYAGQNPYAGGNPYAGGGGAPGGGHGGHGGGGGGGDFGGFGGGPAAQPPKGRRGFWAGCGMFWLLCCTCKLCCAKEYEGPWSRKKREGCCRDCDCDGCDCCCPCDGC, from the coding sequence GTGTTCGGAATCGTCAGGCCATGTCGTCATCGGCTCGGTGAGAAGCTCGCCGGTCAGTGGATGGCGCATTTGTGCGGGTTGTGCCTCTCGTTGCGCGGGGACCACGGTCAGTTCGCGCGGATCGTGACGAACTACGACGGGCTCCTCATCTCTGTTCTGACGGAGGCTCAGGCCGAGCAGGACAGCGGACTGCGGCGTACGGCGGGGCCGTGCGCGTTGCGCGGGATGCGGACCGCGTCCGTCGCGCAGGGGGAGGGCGCGCGGCTCGCCGCGGCCGTCTCGCTGGTGCTCGCCTCGGCCAAGGTGCGTGACCATGTGGCCGACGGGGACGGGCTGCTGGCCCGTAAGCCGGTGGCGCTCGCCGCGCGCCGGGTGGCCGCGGGGTGGGGTGCGGCGGGTGCCCGTACCGGGTCGGCCGTCGGGTTCGACACCGCCGTACTCGTCGACGCCGTGGACCGGCAGGTCGGCATCGAGGCGCTCGCCGGGCCCGGCACGCCGATCCTCGCCGTCACCGAACCGACCGAGACGGCGACCGCCGCCGCCTTCGCGCACACCGCCATCCTGGCCGGGCGGCCGCACAACGCCGCGCCGCTCGCCGAGGCCGGGCGCCTCTTCGGACGGCTGGCGCACCTCCTGGACGCCGTGGAGGACCAGGCGGCCGATGCCGCGTCGGGTGCGTGGAACCCGCTCACCGCGACCGGGACCTCGCTGCCCGAGGCACGGCGGCTCGCGGACGACGCCGTGCAGGGGGTGCGGCTGGCGCTGCGCGAGGTTGAGTTCACCGACGCCAAGCTCGCGCATCTGCTGCTCGTGCACGAGCTGCGGCGCTCGGTGGACCGGGCGTTCGGCACGGTGCCGATGTGTTCGTCGCACCAGGCCGGGCCCTACGGGCAGCCGCCACAGCAGGGGCAGCCGCCGCAGGGGCAGGGGCCGTACGGGGAGGGGGCGTACGGGGCGCCGCCGAATCCGTATGCGGGACAGAACCCGTACGCGGGCGGGAATCCGTATGCGGGCGGTGGGGGAGCGCCCGGCGGTGGCCATGGTGGCCATGGCGGTGGCGGTGGCGGTGGTGACTTCGGTGGGTTCGGTGGTGGGCCGGCCGCTCAGCCGCCGAAGGGACGGCGTGGGTTCTGGGCCGGCTGCGGGATGTTCTGGCTGCTGTGCTGCACCTGCAAGCTGTGCTGCGCGAAGGAGTACGAGGGCCCGTGGTCCCGCAAGAAGCGCGAGGGCTGCTGCCGGGACTGCGACTGTGACGGCTGCGACTGCTGCTGCCCCTGCGACGGCTGCTAG